A window of the Streptomyces sp. Ag109_O5-10 genome harbors these coding sequences:
- a CDS encoding bifunctional UDP-sugar hydrolase/5'-nucleotidase — protein sequence MPVNPMNRREFVQKSAVTGAAVAVAGTVGTGTAQAAEAGHGRPKPPKAPKTWSFSILGTTDLHSHVFNWDYYTNAAPVDSKGNTYGIARIATLVKNIRKEQGADRVLLVDAGDIIQGTSLASYYASVDPITGKNGKRGPKHPMAVAMNEMRYDAAALGNHEFNYGIEMVRTFEKQCDFPLLGANALDAKTLKPAFRPYTVKHIKVPHGPDIKVGILGLTNPGIALWDKDNVSGKMAFTGLVEQAKKYVPRLRALGCDVVFLTDHSGLDGSTSWGDELPYVENASNLVAEQVPGIDAILVGHTHVDVPTYTVKNAETGEDVLLSEPYCYGYRLSRFDFELELVNHSWKITKKTATTLNSNTVAEDPRITELLTADHNLVVKYVNTAIGTCTAAMSTAEACWKDVPAIDFIQQVQMDAVKAGLSAADAALPLISVAACFSRTATIPAGDVTIRDVAGLYVYENTLYGKKLTGAQLKDYLEYAAKYYHQVPAGTAVDTATLTNANSFWDYMYDMAAGVDYEIDIAAAEGSRIKNLTYNGTAVADDQVFVVAVNNYRANGGSGYPHIAAAEIAYSSTNQVRDLMVAYATAKGTIDPSAFAATNWKLTQGGTPVF from the coding sequence ATGCCCGTCAATCCCATGAACCGCCGTGAGTTCGTGCAGAAGTCGGCCGTCACCGGCGCCGCCGTGGCCGTCGCGGGAACGGTCGGTACCGGCACCGCCCAGGCCGCCGAGGCCGGCCACGGCCGGCCCAAGCCCCCGAAGGCGCCCAAGACCTGGAGCTTCTCCATCCTGGGCACCACCGACCTGCACAGCCACGTCTTCAACTGGGACTACTACACCAACGCGGCGCCCGTGGACTCCAAGGGCAACACCTACGGCATCGCCCGCATCGCCACCCTGGTGAAGAACATCCGCAAGGAGCAGGGCGCGGACCGGGTCCTCCTCGTCGACGCCGGCGACATCATCCAGGGCACCTCGCTCGCCTCCTACTACGCGAGCGTCGACCCGATCACCGGCAAGAACGGCAAGCGCGGCCCCAAGCACCCCATGGCGGTCGCCATGAACGAGATGCGCTACGACGCGGCGGCCCTCGGCAACCACGAGTTCAACTACGGCATCGAGATGGTCCGCACCTTCGAGAAGCAGTGCGACTTCCCGCTGCTCGGTGCCAACGCCCTGGACGCCAAGACGCTCAAGCCCGCCTTCCGGCCCTACACCGTCAAGCACATCAAGGTCCCGCACGGCCCCGACATCAAGGTCGGCATCCTCGGCCTCACCAACCCGGGCATCGCCCTGTGGGACAAGGACAACGTCTCCGGGAAGATGGCCTTCACGGGCCTGGTCGAGCAGGCGAAGAAGTACGTGCCGCGGCTGCGCGCCCTCGGCTGCGACGTCGTCTTCCTCACCGACCACTCGGGCCTGGACGGCTCGACCTCGTGGGGCGACGAACTCCCCTACGTGGAGAACGCGTCGAACCTGGTCGCCGAGCAGGTCCCCGGCATCGACGCGATCCTCGTCGGCCACACCCACGTCGACGTCCCGACGTACACGGTGAAGAACGCGGAGACCGGCGAGGACGTCCTCCTCTCCGAGCCGTACTGCTACGGCTACCGCCTCTCCCGCTTCGACTTCGAGCTGGAGCTGGTGAACCACTCCTGGAAGATCACGAAGAAGACCGCGACCACCCTGAACAGCAACACGGTCGCCGAGGACCCGCGGATCACCGAACTCCTCACCGCCGACCACAACCTGGTCGTCAAGTACGTCAACACCGCGATCGGCACCTGTACCGCGGCGATGTCGACGGCGGAGGCCTGCTGGAAGGACGTCCCCGCCATCGACTTCATCCAGCAGGTCCAGATGGACGCGGTGAAGGCGGGCCTCTCGGCGGCCGACGCCGCGCTCCCGCTGATCTCGGTGGCCGCGTGCTTCAGCCGTACGGCCACCATCCCGGCCGGTGACGTGACGATCCGCGACGTGGCGGGCCTGTACGTCTACGAGAACACCCTGTACGGCAAGAAGCTCACCGGCGCTCAGCTCAAGGACTACCTGGAGTACGCGGCGAAGTACTACCACCAGGTGCCGGCCGGCACGGCGGTGGACACCGCCACCCTCACCAACGCCAACAGCTTCTGGGACTACATGTACGACATGGCGGCCGGCGTCGACTACGAGATCGACATCGCGGCCGCCGAGGGCTCCCGCATCAAGAACCTCACCTACAACGGCACCGCGGTCGCCGACGACCAGGTCTTCGTCGTCGCCGTCAACAACTACCGCGCCAACGGCGGCTCCGGCTACCCGCACATCGCCGCCGCCGAGATCGCCTACAGCTCCACCAACCAGGTCCGCGACCTGATGGTCGCCTACGCCACGGCCAAGGGCACCATCGACCCGTCGGCCTTCGCGGCCACCAACTGGAAGCTGACCCAGGGTGGCACCCCCGTCTTCTAG
- a CDS encoding dolichyl-phosphate beta-glucosyltransferase: MTAPTKTREGEDRETVDLSVVIPAYNEEERLGPTLDAVTRYLADNESRFGSWEVIVSDDGSTDGTREVAALRHPRVLLVAADRNRGKGSALRLGVAASAGSRVLVTDADLAAPIEELERLDKALSEGAAAAIGSRAVPGAEIAAHQHRLRELLGRAGNLLIRATAVPGLRDTQCGFKLFDGELAREAFAGSRLDGWGIDVEVLQHLHRAGHPVTEVPVRWSHQTGSKVGPLDYPRVLADLARLRLRRLRPADLLVPALFLALSVALYSGRFFDPDHRYLTDSIQDQNQWEWFFAVTADNLAHLRNPLFSDFQNFPDGVNLMANTVMLGLSVPFAPLTLVAGPAVSLSVCMAVGLAATAVAWYWLIVKRAVRHRGAAFVGAALAAFAPPMVSHANAHPNFVILFMIPLIIDRALRLAEGARVRRDGIVLGLMAAYQVFLGEEPFLLAALGMTLFALAYAAVRPSVAREAWRPLAKGLLIAGTVCLPLVAFPLYWQFTGPQSYHSVLHGDNAGNSPLSLLGFAERSMLFGDAARANELSLNPTEQNAFYGWPLVLVAFGIVVRLWERPLVKALAFTSVAAAVLSMGPKIRIPLTETVYPGPWALVRKFPLFESVIEGRVAMICAPALGVLLALALERILATHRVGAQYFGLLAVAMALLPIVPAPLKSEPREAVPEFISSGMWKSYLGKDESLVPLPLPDPGYAEALHWQTSAQLGFKLPGGYFNGPYGADRVGIYGAVPRFTSSMLRDVRYGGKVPVIGKNWRAQAKKDFAYWKAGVLVVAPQPNDGKLRQAVEALTGKPGKWTGGVWVWDLHGGS; the protein is encoded by the coding sequence ATGACCGCGCCCACGAAGACCAGGGAGGGCGAGGACAGGGAGACCGTCGACCTCTCCGTCGTCATCCCGGCGTACAACGAGGAGGAGCGGCTCGGCCCGACCCTCGACGCCGTCACCCGTTACCTCGCCGACAACGAGAGCCGCTTCGGTTCCTGGGAAGTGATCGTCTCCGACGACGGCTCGACGGACGGGACCCGCGAGGTCGCGGCCTTGAGGCATCCGCGGGTCCTGCTGGTCGCCGCCGACCGCAACCGGGGCAAGGGCAGTGCCCTGCGCCTGGGCGTGGCCGCGAGCGCCGGCAGCCGTGTGCTGGTCACCGACGCCGACCTCGCGGCGCCGATCGAGGAGCTGGAGCGGCTGGACAAGGCGCTCAGCGAGGGCGCCGCGGCGGCGATCGGTTCGCGGGCGGTGCCGGGCGCGGAGATAGCCGCCCACCAGCACCGGCTGCGCGAGCTGCTCGGCCGTGCCGGGAACCTGCTGATACGCGCCACCGCCGTGCCGGGCCTCAGGGACACCCAGTGCGGGTTCAAGCTCTTCGACGGCGAACTCGCCCGCGAGGCCTTCGCCGGTTCCCGGCTCGACGGCTGGGGCATCGACGTGGAGGTCCTCCAGCACCTGCACCGCGCCGGCCACCCGGTCACCGAGGTCCCGGTCCGCTGGAGCCACCAGACCGGCTCGAAGGTGGGCCCGCTGGACTACCCGAGGGTCCTCGCCGACCTGGCCCGGCTGCGGCTGCGCCGCCTCCGCCCGGCCGACCTCCTGGTCCCGGCCCTCTTCCTCGCCCTCTCCGTCGCCCTCTACTCGGGCCGCTTCTTCGACCCGGACCACCGCTACCTCACCGACTCCATCCAGGACCAGAACCAGTGGGAGTGGTTCTTCGCGGTGACCGCGGACAACCTCGCGCACCTGCGCAACCCGCTCTTCTCCGACTTCCAGAACTTCCCCGACGGCGTCAACCTCATGGCCAACACGGTCATGCTGGGCCTGTCGGTCCCGTTCGCCCCGCTGACCCTCGTGGCCGGGCCCGCCGTCTCGCTCTCCGTCTGCATGGCGGTGGGGCTCGCCGCGACCGCCGTCGCCTGGTACTGGCTGATCGTGAAGCGGGCGGTGCGGCACCGGGGTGCCGCGTTCGTCGGCGCGGCCCTCGCGGCCTTCGCGCCGCCGATGGTCAGCCACGCCAACGCGCACCCCAACTTCGTGATCCTGTTCATGATCCCGCTGATCATCGACCGCGCCCTGCGCCTCGCCGAGGGCGCCCGGGTGCGGCGGGACGGGATCGTGCTCGGCCTGATGGCGGCCTACCAGGTGTTCCTGGGCGAGGAGCCGTTCCTGCTGGCGGCCCTGGGCATGACCCTGTTCGCCCTCGCCTACGCCGCCGTACGTCCGTCGGTGGCGCGGGAGGCCTGGCGCCCGCTGGCCAAGGGCCTGCTGATCGCCGGGACGGTCTGCCTCCCCCTGGTCGCCTTCCCGCTGTACTGGCAGTTCACGGGCCCGCAGAGCTACCACAGCGTCCTGCACGGCGACAACGCGGGAAACAGCCCCCTCTCCCTCCTCGGCTTCGCCGAGCGCTCGATGCTCTTCGGCGACGCGGCCCGCGCCAACGAGCTCTCCCTCAACCCCACCGAGCAGAACGCCTTCTACGGCTGGCCGTTGGTCCTGGTCGCCTTCGGGATCGTCGTACGGCTGTGGGAGCGACCGCTGGTCAAGGCGCTGGCGTTCACGTCCGTCGCCGCGGCCGTGCTGTCCATGGGTCCGAAGATCCGCATCCCGCTGACGGAGACGGTGTATCCGGGGCCCTGGGCACTGGTGCGCAAGTTCCCGCTCTTCGAGTCCGTCATCGAGGGCCGGGTGGCGATGATCTGCGCCCCCGCGCTGGGCGTCCTGCTCGCACTCGCCCTGGAGAGGATCCTCGCCACCCACCGCGTCGGCGCCCAGTACTTCGGCCTGCTCGCCGTCGCCATGGCACTGCTCCCGATCGTCCCCGCCCCGCTGAAGTCCGAGCCGCGGGAGGCGGTCCCCGAGTTCATCAGCAGCGGGATGTGGAAGTCGTACCTGGGCAAGGACGAGTCCCTCGTCCCCCTCCCGCTCCCGGATCCCGGCTACGCGGAGGCCCTGCACTGGCAGACCAGCGCCCAGCTCGGCTTCAAGCTCCCGGGCGGCTACTTCAACGGCCCCTACGGCGCCGACCGCGTCGGCATCTACGGCGCCGTACCGCGCTTCACCTCCAGCATGCTGCGGGACGTCCGCTACGGCGGGAAGGTCCCGGTGATCGGGAAGAACTGGCGGGCACAGGCCAAGAAGGACTTCGCCTACTGGAAGGCGGGGGTCCTGGTGGTCGCCCCGCAACCCAATGACGGGAAACTACGACAGGCGGTGGAGGCCCTGACCGGAAAACCCGGTAAGTGGACCGGTGGGGTCTGGGTATGGGACCTGCACGGGGGGAGCTGA
- a CDS encoding helix-turn-helix transcriptional regulator, with protein MTAMARAENKTEAGSTAQLLAALAKAFREQQELTQEELGKRIGYTGSAISAMETGAQPASDKMLAKLEEAIGGGLGIFEKARRFVLLDKYPAQFKNFALVEQEAVTLSSYQTFVVDGLFQTPEYARALIGGGFPKLPEEKVEELVEARVARRALFERVDPAAMIELILEESVLRRPFGSWEVLRDQLRSLAEDAERDNVSVQVLPTERGLRTGHAGARGDMQLVETKEHHRLVYMEIEDESVLVSDPTKVARLTHRYAKIRTQALSSDDSLSLIRKLAGEELT; from the coding sequence GTGACCGCAATGGCGCGGGCTGAGAACAAGACGGAGGCGGGCAGCACGGCGCAACTCCTGGCCGCCCTCGCGAAGGCCTTCCGCGAGCAGCAGGAACTGACGCAGGAGGAGTTGGGCAAACGCATCGGCTATACCGGGTCCGCGATCAGCGCGATGGAGACGGGAGCGCAGCCGGCCAGCGACAAGATGCTCGCCAAGCTGGAGGAGGCGATCGGCGGCGGGCTGGGGATCTTCGAGAAGGCACGCAGGTTCGTGCTGCTGGACAAGTATCCGGCCCAGTTCAAGAACTTCGCATTGGTGGAGCAGGAGGCGGTGACGCTGTCGTCGTACCAGACGTTCGTGGTCGACGGTCTGTTCCAGACGCCGGAGTACGCGCGGGCACTGATCGGCGGGGGCTTCCCGAAGTTGCCGGAGGAGAAGGTGGAGGAGCTGGTCGAGGCGCGGGTGGCTCGGCGGGCGTTGTTCGAGCGGGTGGACCCGGCGGCGATGATCGAGCTGATCCTGGAGGAGTCGGTGTTGCGACGGCCGTTCGGGAGCTGGGAGGTGTTGCGCGACCAATTGCGGTCGCTTGCAGAGGACGCTGAGCGGGACAATGTGAGCGTCCAAGTGCTACCGACGGAACGGGGCCTGAGGACCGGTCACGCGGGCGCCCGCGGAGACATGCAGCTGGTGGAGACCAAGGAGCACCACCGCCTGGTCTACATGGAGATCGAGGACGAAAGTGTGCTGGTCAGCGATCCCACAAAGGTCGCTCGCCTCACCCACCGGTATGCGAAGATCCGAACCCAGGCGCTGAGCTCGGATGACTCGCTGAGCCTCATCCGAAAGTTGGCAGGAGAAGAGCTGACATGA
- a CDS encoding diacylglycerol kinase family protein, with product MATFARSDQLLVIIDPAARETDGESVRIAKDVLSAGAAAKVCMPDGPEEFARVLSRRGSRRPVVIGDDGALVRAVTFLHRRRELADCVLSMVPVGGSQGVAHALGVPAGAVAAARAVLDGVERRMDLLVDDSDGVVLGALRIPPLAAVAGAQVPVPVPARGWLRPYQHLVRSLSARPAPAPAVPGPPARLRVEVDGETVVDLDQPVEGISVTSGGRDGLAEVEVRPLSVGAEATPVRASGRTVTVTGADFRYRADGGLAGPVRRRTWRVVQGGWGLTVPGSS from the coding sequence GTGGCGACTTTCGCGAGGTCCGATCAGCTGCTGGTGATCATCGATCCGGCGGCGAGGGAAACGGACGGCGAATCCGTCCGGATCGCGAAAGACGTGCTCAGCGCGGGTGCGGCCGCGAAGGTCTGCATGCCGGACGGCCCCGAGGAATTCGCCCGCGTGCTGTCCCGCAGGGGCTCGCGGCGCCCGGTGGTGATCGGGGACGACGGCGCCCTGGTCCGTGCGGTGACCTTCCTGCACCGCAGGCGGGAGCTGGCCGACTGCGTGCTGTCCATGGTCCCGGTCGGGGGCTCGCAGGGCGTCGCGCACGCGCTGGGGGTGCCCGCCGGGGCGGTGGCGGCAGCCCGGGCGGTCCTGGACGGGGTGGAACGCCGGATGGACCTCCTCGTCGACGACAGCGACGGGGTGGTGCTGGGCGCGCTGCGGATCCCGCCGCTGGCGGCGGTGGCGGGGGCTCAGGTGCCGGTCCCCGTGCCGGCCAGGGGATGGCTGCGGCCCTACCAGCACCTCGTGCGCTCCCTGTCCGCGCGCCCGGCCCCCGCCCCGGCCGTGCCCGGCCCGCCCGCACGGCTGCGGGTGGAGGTCGACGGCGAGACGGTGGTGGACCTGGACCAGCCGGTCGAGGGCATCTCGGTGACCTCGGGCGGCCGCGACGGCCTCGCCGAGGTGGAGGTACGCCCGCTGTCGGTGGGCGCGGAGGCGACCCCGGTACGGGCGTCGGGCCGCACGGTGACGGTGACGGGGGCGGATTTCCGCTACCGGGCGGACGGCGGGCTGGCGGGGCCGGTACGGCGGCGGACCTGGCGGGTGGTGCAGGGGGGGTGGGGGCTTACGGTGCCGGGTTCTTCGTAG
- a CDS encoding aspartate aminotransferase family protein: MTPQPSPQAGAAVKAADRAHVFHSWSAQDLIDPLAVAGAEGSYFWDYDGRRYLDFTSGLVFTNVGYQHPKIVAAIQEQAARMTTFAPAFAVEARSEAARLIAERTPGDLDKIFFTNGGADAVEHAVRMARLHTGRPKVLSAYRSYHGGTQQAINLTGDPRRWASDGAAAGVVHFWAPFLYRSRFYAETEEQETARALEHLETTIAFEGPGTVAAIVLETIPGTAGIMVPPAGYLAGVRELCDKYGIVFVLDEVMAGFGRTGEWFAADLFGVVPDLMTFAKGVNSGYVPLGGVAIGQKIAETFGKRPYPGGLTYSGHPLACAAAVATIGVMAEEGVVENAKRLGAEVVGPALAALAERHPCVGEVRGVGMFWALDLVKSRETREPLVPYNAAGEANAAMAAFGAAAKEHGLWPFVNMNRTHVVPPCNVSEAELKEGFAALDAALSVADRFTVA, translated from the coding sequence ATGACCCCTCAGCCCAGTCCCCAGGCCGGCGCCGCCGTGAAGGCGGCCGACCGTGCGCATGTCTTCCACTCCTGGTCCGCGCAGGACCTCATCGACCCGCTTGCCGTGGCCGGCGCCGAGGGGTCGTACTTCTGGGACTACGACGGCCGGCGCTACCTGGACTTCACCAGCGGGCTCGTCTTCACCAACGTCGGGTACCAGCACCCGAAGATCGTCGCCGCGATCCAGGAGCAGGCCGCGAGGATGACGACCTTCGCGCCCGCCTTCGCCGTCGAGGCGCGGTCGGAGGCGGCCCGGCTGATCGCCGAGCGCACGCCGGGCGACCTGGACAAGATCTTCTTCACCAACGGCGGCGCGGACGCCGTCGAGCACGCGGTGCGCATGGCCCGGCTGCACACGGGCCGCCCGAAGGTGCTGTCCGCCTACCGCTCCTACCACGGCGGCACCCAGCAGGCGATCAACCTCACCGGCGACCCGCGCCGCTGGGCCTCCGACGGTGCCGCCGCCGGGGTCGTGCACTTCTGGGCGCCCTTCCTCTACCGGTCCCGTTTCTACGCGGAGACCGAGGAGCAGGAGACCGCGCGGGCGCTGGAGCACCTGGAGACGACCATCGCCTTCGAGGGGCCGGGCACGGTCGCGGCCATCGTGCTGGAGACCATTCCTGGCACCGCCGGGATCATGGTGCCGCCGGCCGGGTACCTGGCCGGTGTCCGGGAGCTCTGCGACAAGTACGGGATCGTCTTCGTCCTGGACGAGGTCATGGCCGGGTTCGGGCGGACCGGTGAGTGGTTCGCCGCCGACCTGTTCGGGGTCGTCCCCGACCTGATGACCTTCGCCAAGGGCGTGAACAGCGGGTACGTGCCGCTCGGCGGGGTGGCCATCGGCCAGAAGATCGCCGAGACCTTCGGCAAGCGGCCCTACCCGGGCGGGCTGACCTACTCCGGGCATCCACTGGCCTGCGCCGCCGCCGTCGCCACCATCGGGGTGATGGCGGAGGAGGGGGTCGTCGAGAACGCGAAGCGGCTGGGGGCCGAAGTCGTGGGCCCCGCGCTGGCCGCGCTCGCCGAGCGGCACCCGTGCGTCGGCGAGGTCCGCGGGGTCGGCATGTTCTGGGCACTCGACCTGGTGAAGAGCCGGGAGACCCGGGAGCCGCTGGTGCCCTACAACGCGGCCGGGGAGGCGAACGCGGCGATGGCCGCGTTCGGGGCGGCGGCGAAGGAGCACGGGCTGTGGCCCTTCGTGAACATGAACCGGACGCATGTCGTGCCGCCGTGCAACGTGAGTGAGGCGGAGCTGAAGGAAGGGTTCGCCGCGCTGGACGCCGCGCTGAGCGTGGCCGACAGGTTCACGGTGGCTTGA
- a CDS encoding adenylosuccinate synthase, protein MPALVLLGAQWGDEGKGKATDLLGGSVDYVVRYQGGNNAGHTVVVGDQKYALHLLPSGILSPTCVPVIGNGVVVDPSVLLSELSGLNERGVDTSKLLISGNAHIITPYNVTVDKVTERFLGKRKIGTTGRGIGPTYADKINRVGIRVQDLYDESILTQKVEAALDAKNQMLTKLYNRRAIAVEQVVEELLGYAEKLAPYVADTVLVLNQALEEDKVVLFEGGQGTLLDIDHGTYPFVTSSNPTAGGACTGSGVGPTKISRVIGILKAYTTRVGAGPFPTELFDADGEALRRIGGERGVTTGRDRRCGWFDAVIARYATRVNGLTDFFLTKLDVLTGWEQIPVCVAYEIDGKRVEELPYSQTDFHHAKPVYENLPGWSEDITKAKSFSDLPKNAQNYVKALEEMSGAPISAIGVGPGRDETIEINSFL, encoded by the coding sequence GTGCCCGCACTTGTGCTGCTCGGTGCTCAGTGGGGTGACGAAGGCAAGGGAAAGGCGACGGATCTGCTGGGCGGCTCCGTCGACTACGTGGTGCGATACCAGGGTGGCAACAACGCCGGCCACACGGTCGTCGTCGGCGACCAGAAGTATGCGCTCCACCTCCTCCCTTCCGGAATCCTCTCGCCCACGTGTGTCCCGGTCATCGGCAACGGTGTCGTCGTCGACCCGTCGGTCCTGCTCTCCGAGCTGAGCGGTCTGAACGAGCGTGGCGTCGACACGTCCAAGCTCCTCATCAGCGGTAACGCGCACATCATCACGCCGTACAACGTGACCGTCGACAAGGTGACGGAACGCTTCCTCGGCAAGCGCAAGATCGGTACGACGGGGCGCGGCATCGGCCCGACCTACGCCGACAAGATCAACCGGGTCGGCATCCGGGTCCAGGACCTCTACGACGAGTCGATCCTGACCCAGAAGGTCGAGGCGGCCCTCGACGCCAAGAACCAGATGCTGACCAAGCTCTACAACCGGCGCGCGATCGCCGTCGAGCAGGTCGTCGAGGAGCTGCTGGGCTACGCGGAGAAGCTCGCTCCGTACGTCGCCGACACGGTCCTGGTGCTCAACCAGGCCCTGGAGGAGGACAAGGTCGTCCTCTTCGAGGGCGGGCAGGGCACGCTCCTCGACATCGACCACGGCACGTATCCGTTCGTGACCTCCTCGAACCCGACCGCGGGCGGTGCCTGCACCGGCTCCGGTGTCGGCCCGACGAAGATCAGCCGGGTCATCGGCATCCTCAAGGCGTACACGACCCGCGTCGGCGCCGGCCCGTTCCCGACCGAGCTCTTCGACGCGGACGGCGAGGCGCTGCGCCGGATTGGCGGCGAGCGCGGTGTGACCACCGGCCGGGACCGCCGCTGTGGCTGGTTCGACGCCGTCATCGCCCGCTACGCGACCCGCGTGAACGGCCTGACCGACTTCTTCCTCACCAAGCTCGACGTGCTCACCGGCTGGGAGCAGATCCCGGTCTGCGTCGCGTACGAGATCGACGGCAAGCGCGTCGAGGAACTCCCGTACTCCCAGACCGACTTCCACCACGCGAAGCCGGTCTACGAGAACCTGCCGGGCTGGTCCGAGGACATCACCAAGGCCAAGTCCTTCTCGGACCTGCCGAAGAACGCCCAGAACTACGTCAAGGCGCTGGAGGAGATGTCCGGCGCCCCGATCTCCGCGATCGGTGTGGGCCCGGGCCGGGACGAGACGATCGAGATCAACTCGTTCCTGTAA
- a CDS encoding GntR family transcriptional regulator: protein MPGNGAVTRSTLRQQIADALRDEVLAGRLQPGREFTVKEIAEQYGVSATPVREALVDLSAQGILDADQHRGFRVPEYTITDYRDMIEARSLVTDGMFQALADGLHPAFKDPEEPRVAAALAAVRRRGEEAQRAAAAGDLTVLIGYDLRFWRELSALFGNPYLADFLHRLRVQSWVCAVWHLRRLPDLRGYLWSRHTELVDALSRRDTGAARGIVAAYNTHSLALIERLAEKNG, encoded by the coding sequence ATGCCCGGCAACGGCGCTGTGACCCGCAGTACCCTGCGCCAGCAGATCGCGGACGCGCTCCGTGACGAGGTGCTCGCCGGGCGGCTCCAGCCGGGCCGGGAGTTCACGGTCAAGGAGATCGCCGAGCAGTACGGGGTCTCCGCCACGCCGGTCCGCGAGGCGCTGGTCGACCTGTCCGCGCAGGGCATCCTCGACGCCGACCAGCACCGCGGCTTCCGGGTGCCGGAGTACACGATCACCGACTACCGGGACATGATCGAGGCCCGCAGCCTGGTCACCGACGGCATGTTCCAGGCCCTCGCCGACGGCCTCCACCCCGCCTTCAAGGATCCCGAGGAGCCCCGGGTCGCCGCCGCCCTGGCCGCGGTCCGGCGGCGCGGCGAGGAGGCGCAGCGCGCCGCGGCCGCCGGTGACCTGACCGTCCTCATCGGCTACGACCTCCGCTTCTGGCGCGAGCTGTCCGCCCTCTTCGGCAACCCCTACCTCGCCGACTTCCTGCACCGCCTGCGCGTGCAGTCCTGGGTGTGCGCGGTGTGGCATCTGCGCCGGCTGCCCGATCTACGCGGGTATCTGTGGTCCCGGCACACCGAGTTGGTCGACGCGCTGTCCCGCCGCGACACAGGGGCGGCCCGGGGGATCGTCGCCGCGTACAACACGCACTCCCTCGCCCTGATCGAGCGACTGGCGGAGAAGAACGGATGA
- a CDS encoding DUF397 domain-containing protein, with translation MTSTLRWFKSSYSNDSGGQCVETAYTWRKSSHSDGGGNCLEISPCPRTIHIRDSKAAPDGPHLTVSPAAWAAFLRSAG, from the coding sequence ATGACGAGCACCCTGCGTTGGTTCAAGTCGAGCTACAGCAACGACAGCGGCGGCCAATGCGTCGAAACCGCCTACACCTGGCGCAAGTCCTCCCACAGCGACGGCGGCGGGAACTGCCTCGAAATATCCCCCTGCCCCCGCACCATCCACATCCGCGACTCCAAGGCCGCCCCCGACGGCCCCCACCTCACCGTCTCCCCGGCCGCCTGGGCCGCGTTCCTGCGGTCGGCCGGGTGA